From Pelmatolapia mariae isolate MD_Pm_ZW linkage group LG22, Pm_UMD_F_2, whole genome shotgun sequence, a single genomic window includes:
- the cfap20 gene encoding cilia- and flagella-associated protein 20, with translation MFKNTFQSGFLSILYSIGSKPLQIWDKKVRNGHIKRVPDNDIHSNVLEIEGANVSTTYITCPADPKKTLGIKLPFLVMIIKNLKKYFTFEVQVLDDKNVRRRFRASNYQSTTRVKPFICTMPMRLDDGWNQIQFNLSDFTRRAYGTNYTETLRVQIHANCRIRRVYFSDRLYSEDELPAEFKLYLPVQNQKAKQ, from the exons atgtttaaaaacacattccAGAGCGGCTTTTTGTCTATTTTATATAGTATCGGCAGCAAACCTCTTCAGATATGGGACAAAAAG GTGAGGAACGGTCACATAAAGAGAGTCCCGGACAATGACATACATTCGAATGTGCTGGAGATTGAGGGAGCAAATGTCAG CACCACCTACATAACATGCCCTGCAGATCCCAAGAAGACCCTGGGGATCAAACTTCCCTTTTTGGTCATGATCATTAAGAACCTCAAGAAGTATTTCACCTTTGAGGTCCAG GTTCTGGACGATAAAAACGTTCGCCGGCGGTTTCGAGCGAGTAACTATCAGAGCACGACGAGGGTGAAGCCCTTCATCTGCACCATGCCCATGAGGCTCGATGACGGCTGGAACCAGATTCAGTTCAACCTGTCCGACTTCACCAGGAGGGCTTATGGAACCAATTATACAGAGACGCTACGTGTACAG ATTCATGCTAACTGTCGGATAAGGAGGGTGTATTTCTCCGACAGACTCTACTCTGAGGATGAGCTTCCAGCTGAGTTTAAACTCTACCTGCCTGTCCAGAATCAGAAGGCCAAG CAGTAG